In a genomic window of Brassica rapa cultivar Chiifu-401-42 chromosome A10, CAAS_Brap_v3.01, whole genome shotgun sequence:
- the LOC103844651 gene encoding 1-aminocyclopropane-1-carboxylate synthase 2 has product MGSLIKSGGVSGAILSRIATNDQHGENSEYFDGWKAYDKDPFHLSRNPHGIIQMGLAENQLCLDLIKDWIKENPKASVCTPEGVYQFSDIANFQDYHGLNEFRQAIANFMGKARGGRVTFDPERIVMSGGATGANETIMFCLADPGDVFLVPSPYYAAFDRDLRWRTGVEIVPVHCSSSNNFKLTVEAVEWAYKKAVQSNKNVKGLLFTNPSNPLGTILDKDTLKNLVRFVTRNNIHLVVDEIYAATVFAGENFASVAEVVKDLDSSEVNVDLIHIVYSLSKDMGLPGFRVGIVYSYNDSVVSCARKMSSFGLVSSQTQFMLASMLSDDSFVDNFLMESSKRLGIRHGVFTLGLKKADINCLISTAGLFVWMDLRHLLRVRNSFESEIELWHIIIDKVKLNVSPGSSFQCTEPGWFRVCFANMDDDTLHVALRRIQDFVSKNSNKTAEKASDNDQLIQSNNAKKQKWKQSNLRLSFRRLYEDGLSSPGIMSPHSPLLRT; this is encoded by the exons ATGGGTTCTCTGATTAAGAGTGGCGGTGTAAGCGGTGCGATTTTGTCGCGGATAGCGACCAACGACCAACACGGAGAAAACTCAGAGTATTTTGATGGATGGAAAGCTTATGACAAAGATCCTTTTCATCTTTCTCGTAATCCCCACGGGATTATCCAAATGGGTCTTGCAGAGAATCAG CTTTGTTTAGACTTGATCAAAGATTGGATCAAAGAGAACCCAAAAGCTTCTGTTTGCACCCCTGAGGGTGTTTATCAATTTAGCGACATCGCTAACTTCCAAGACTATCATGGCCTTAATGAGTTTAGACAG GCAATTGCAAATTTCATGGGAAAAGCTAGAGGTGGAAGAGTAACGTTTGATCCGGAGAGGATAGTGATGAGTGGCGGTGCTACCGGAGCCAATGAAACAATTATGTTTTGCCTCGCCGATCCCGGCGATGTTTTTCTTGTTCCCTCTCCTTATTATGCCGC aTTTGATAGAGACTTGAGGTGGCGTACAGGTGTCGAGATAGTTCCGGTTCACTGTTCCAGCTCCAACAACTTCAAATTAACCGTCGAGGCCGTGGAATGGGCCTACAAAAAAGCTGTACAGTCCAACAAGAACGTCAAAGGCCTACTCTTCACCAACCCATCAAATCCGCTCGGTACAATCTTAGACAAGGATACACTTAAGAACTTAGTCCGTTTCGTCACGAGGAATAACATTCACCTTGTCGTGGACGAGATCTATGCTGCCACCGTCTTCGCTGGAGAAAATTTTGCAAGCGTCGCCGAGGTGGTCAAAGACTTAGATAGCTCTGAAGTCAACGTTGACTTGATTCACATTGTCTATAGTCTCTCCAAAGACATGGGACTTCCCGGTTTTAGAGTTGGTATAGTCTATTCTTACAACGACTCGGTTGTGTCATGCGCAAGAAAAATGTCGAGTTTCGGACTAGTTTCGTCTCAGACACAGTTCATGCTTGCTTCGATGTTGTCGGATGATAGTTTCGTGGATAATTTCCTTATGGAAAGTTCAAAAAGATTAGGGATAAGGCATGGTGTTTTTACCCTAGGGCTCAAGAAAGCAGATATTAATTGCTTGATAAGCACTGCAGGTTTATTCGTGTGGATGGATCTGAGACATCTACTAAGAGTTCGTAACTCGTTTGAATCCGAGATCGAGCTTTGGCATATAATCATCGACAAAGTGAAGCTCAATGTTTCGCCCGGCTCTTCCTTCCAGTGCACGGAACCTGGTTGGTTTAGGGTTTGCTTTGCCAACATGGATGATGATACTCTCCATGTGGCGCTTCGACGGATCCAAGATTTCGTGTCCAAGAATAGCAACAAGACCGCTGAGAAAGCATCGGATAATGATCAGTTAATTCAGAGCAACAATGCTAAGAAGCAGAAATGGAAGCAGAGTAATCTCCGACTAAGTTTCCGACGACTTTACGAGGATGGACTCTCTTCGCCGGGGATAATGTCACCACATTCACCTCTTCTCCGAACATAA
- the LOC103844649 gene encoding NDR1/HIN1-like protein 6 produces the protein MDPKRPTDEEMAAEKPLKPVLQKPPGFRDEQNQPTTEPPSGTAPLPRRRPRPIHPVSLYPEKKRRWSRCRVFCCCFCIFLAVILLLLLIAGAVFFLWYSPKLPVVRLASFRTSSFNFSSGKTDDGWSFLTADAATMLDFRNPNGKLGLFYGDADVAVILGEKDFETNLGSTKVKGFVQKPGNRTAVIIRTRVRTQQVDDPTAKRLRAELKSKKLLVKVSAKTKVGFAVGSRRIVTVGVSLKCGGVRLQTLDSQMAKCTITILKWIKLRS, from the exons ATGGACCCAAAGCGGCCAACCGATGAGGAAATGGCGGCGGAGAAACCGTTAAAACCGGTACTCCAGAAACCTCCAGGGTTCCGTGATGAGCAGAACCAACCAACAACGGAACCGCCGTCGGGAACAGCACCGCTTCCACGCCGTCGGCCGAGGCCTATCCATCCGGTGTCACTCTACCCGGAGAAGAAACGTCGCTGGAGCCGCTGCCGCGTTTTCTGCTGCTGCTTCTGTATATTCCTCGCCGtgattcttctcctcctcctcatcgcCGGCGCTGTTTTTTTCCTTTGGTACAGCCCTAAACTCCCCGTGGTCCGCCTTGCCTCTTTCAGAACCAGCAGCTTCAACTTTTCCAGCGGAAAAACCGACGACGGTTGGTCGTTTCTGACAGCGGACGCGGCGACGATGCTCGACTTCAGAAACCCTAACGGTAAGCTGGGGCTTTTCTACGGAGATGCTGACGTGGCTGTGATCCTCGGAGAGAAAGACTTTGAGACCAATTTGGGGTCAACGAAAGTCAAAGGCTTTGTTCAGAAGCCAGGGAATCGGACGGCAGTGATCATCAGGACGAGAGTGAGGACGCAACAGGTGGATGATCCGACAGCGAAGAGGCTACGGGCAGAGCTGAAGAGTAAAAAGTTGCTGGTGAAGGTGTCAGCTAAGACGAAGGTTGGATTTGCTGTGGGTAGTCGAAGGATTGTTACTGTGGGCGTTAGTCTCAAATGCGGCGGTGTTAGATTACAAACGCTTGATTCGCAAATGGCCAAATGCACCATCACAATTCTGAAATG GATTAAGTTGCGGTCATGA
- the LOC103844650 gene encoding phosphatidylinositol 4-phosphate 5-kinase 10, whose product MSTREITAKDVKATEKNRVRYSSKHIKHLPPGTITEFVWKDYCPLGFRLVQELEDINHAEYLKSVCNDETLRKLSTGKVGNMFLLCKDDRFLIKILRKSEIKVILEMLPGYYQHIHKYRSTLLSKNYGAHSLKPLGGVKTYFVVMSNILQSDVFMNKVYDLKGSSQGRTNKKIKVRDKTILKDIDLDFHFYVDSLARHRLLKQTKLDCELLEDEGIMDYSLMLGLQVKGSCQGSTDELIPVYDSFTSLGSVDSSKFMKTATNSPDSSLTMYSCTPSRDSIDSEESVNVQSVASMCPSPAPTNASDSPQGSIVYKTTPTNIFQNSSSTNFGMRIPGRARRVGRGESLGSVVGKNVKGGGEEWYDVILYLGIIDIFQDYGVRKRIEHCYKSIQHSSKTISAVHPKIYSSRFQDFVSQIFLPDDDTSN is encoded by the exons ATGAGTACAAGGGAGATAACAGCCAAGGACGTGAAAGCCACAGAGAAGAACCGGGTTCGATACTCTTCAAAGCACATTAAACATCTTCCACCTGGAACCATTACTGAGTTTGTATGGAAGGATTATTGTCCCTTGGGATTCAG ACTTGTGCAAGAGCTTGAGGATATTAACCATGCTGAATACTTGAAATCCGTATGTAATGATGAGACGCTAAGGAAGCTTTCTACTGGGAAAGTTGGTAATATGTTTCTTCTCTGCAAAGATGACCGCTTTCTTATTAAGATTCTTCGCAAATCCGAAATCAAG GTGATACTAGAGATGTTGCCTGGCTACTACCAACATATTCATAAATACAGGTCAACCTTGTTGTCCAAGAACTATGGAGCTCATTCTCTCAAACCTCTTGGAGGTGTTAAG ACATATTTTGTGGTCATGTCAAACATACTACAGTCGGATGTTTTTATGAACAAGGTCTATGATCTAAAGGGTTCATCACAAGGCCGAACTAACAAGAAGATCAAAGTCAGAGATAAAACCATACTGAAAGATATAGACCTTGATTTTCATTTCTATGTTGATTCCTTGGCAAGGCACCGCCTCCTCAA GCAAACAAAGCTAGACTGTGAACTTTTGGAAGATGAAGGAATAATGGATTATAGCTTAATGCTTGGTTTACAAGTTAAAGGTTCATGTCAAG GCTCAACTGATGAATTAATCCCTGTATACGATAGCTTCACATCACTAG GCTCTGTTGACAGCAGTAAGTTTATGAAGACAGCTACAAACTCTCCAGATAGTTCTTTAACAATGTATTCATGCACTCCGAGCAGAG ACTCAATTGATAGTGAGGAGTCAGTGAATGTACAATCCGTAGCAAGCATGTGCCCTAGTCCAGCACCAACCAACGCTTCTGATTCTCCACAAGGAAGCATTGTCTACAAAACAACACCCACCAACATCTTCCAAAACAG CTCAAGCACAAACTTCGGTATGAGGATACCTGGACGAGCACGAAGAGTGGGGAGAGGAGAATCATTAGGGAGTGTGGTGGGGAAGAACGTTAAAGGAGGGGGAGAGGAATGGTACGACGTTATATTGTACCTTGGGATTATAGACATTTTCCAAGACTATGGTGTGAGGAAACGCATTGAACATTGTTACAAGTCTATTCAACACAGCTCTAAGACTATCTCAGCTGTCCATCCCAAGATCTACTCTTCTCGTTTTCAAGACTTTGTCTCTCAGATCTTCTTACCAGACGATGATACTtctaattga